One window of the Pedobacter ginsengisoli genome contains the following:
- a CDS encoding DUF1549 domain-containing protein, which yields MFQYMAFWLWDFLGHLHPLAVHFPVALLLFAAVLELFTLKNFNSKLRSGIDALLAAGALGAVISAAFGWLLSLDGDYSGSVLVLHQWIGVATAALSLLTLFFLYQIRNRAKFGQVKVYRGLLFSTAIGISVAGHFGANLTHGGDFLTSTLPWSKDYKTGGSDNFNLAALESDTTKLTKKQEIELNTEVRAILAHNCYKCHGAEKVKGDLRLDGKHVAFKGGENGPVIVPGNPLESEIFKRITLPADHKDVMPSKGKKLAEKDIQIVRFWIEKGAPWPDDGTKENVFRVAKLEPRNPVLPALSNNLSNPVDLWTNQYFAKNNTKWPSLVDDRTYLRRIYLDIVGLLPSTTELESFLKDTRPDKRALWVKKLLSLDNDYALHWLSFWNDALRNDYSGTGYITGGRFNITDWLYKSLKENKPYNQFVKELISPSEESKGFIEGIKWRGVVNASQRTEMQAAQNVSQVFLGLNLKCASCHNSFISDLKLEDAYAFANIFADTTLEINRCDKPTGKYVDARMLWKELGTIDSKAPIKEKRKQLAENLVKPEDGRLYRTIVNRIWAQLMGRGLVEPVDVMDNEPWSQDLLDWMAFNFVANKSDLKELIYQITTSKTYQLPSVGFKEVAQVSNPNYKFKGMVRKRMSAEQFTDAVSSVVTPVFADSNIRYRPQIQPSFIRASMVANNSFLTALGRPNRETVATSRDSQANLLQALELTNGWRFNSVLKSGAEHWKANFKNTDLLIRDIYLKTLGRAPVDSELKIAKQALGKSPGVDAIQDLFWAIVLLPEFQIIY from the coding sequence ATGTTCCAATACATGGCATTCTGGCTTTGGGATTTTTTAGGTCATTTGCATCCCTTAGCAGTGCATTTTCCAGTGGCATTACTTCTATTTGCTGCTGTACTGGAGTTGTTTACATTAAAAAACTTTAACTCAAAACTACGTTCAGGTATTGATGCGCTTCTTGCTGCAGGGGCATTGGGTGCTGTAATTTCAGCTGCTTTCGGATGGTTGTTATCTTTGGATGGCGATTATAGTGGTAGTGTTTTAGTACTGCACCAGTGGATTGGAGTAGCAACTGCAGCGCTTAGTCTTTTAACTCTTTTCTTTCTTTATCAAATTCGCAACAGAGCAAAGTTTGGACAAGTTAAAGTTTACAGGGGATTGTTGTTCTCAACTGCCATCGGTATTTCTGTTGCAGGACACTTTGGCGCTAATTTAACGCATGGCGGTGATTTCCTGACTAGTACACTGCCATGGAGCAAGGACTACAAAACAGGTGGCTCAGATAATTTTAATCTGGCTGCTTTAGAAAGTGATACTACTAAACTGACTAAAAAACAAGAAATAGAGTTAAATACTGAGGTAAGGGCTATACTTGCACATAACTGCTACAAATGTCATGGTGCTGAGAAAGTAAAAGGAGATTTAAGACTTGACGGGAAACATGTTGCTTTTAAAGGTGGCGAAAATGGACCAGTAATAGTGCCTGGAAATCCGCTGGAAAGTGAAATATTCAAACGTATAACATTACCTGCTGACCATAAGGATGTGATGCCATCCAAAGGGAAAAAGCTAGCTGAAAAAGATATTCAAATTGTTCGCTTTTGGATTGAAAAGGGAGCCCCATGGCCAGATGATGGGACTAAGGAAAATGTTTTTAGAGTTGCCAAACTGGAACCACGTAACCCTGTTCTCCCAGCACTATCAAATAATTTATCTAACCCTGTTGATTTATGGACAAACCAGTATTTTGCTAAAAACAATACCAAATGGCCTTCATTGGTGGATGATCGTACTTACTTAAGGAGAATCTACCTTGATATAGTCGGCTTATTACCCAGCACAACTGAGCTGGAATCATTCTTAAAAGACACCCGACCAGATAAAAGAGCCTTATGGGTTAAAAAACTTTTAAGCCTTGATAACGATTATGCGTTACATTGGTTAAGTTTTTGGAATGATGCATTAAGAAATGATTATTCTGGAACAGGATATATTACTGGTGGACGCTTTAATATCACAGATTGGTTATACAAATCTTTAAAGGAGAATAAACCATATAATCAGTTTGTTAAAGAGCTAATTAGTCCTTCCGAAGAATCCAAGGGATTCATAGAGGGGATAAAATGGCGTGGTGTTGTAAATGCGAGTCAGAGAACGGAGATGCAGGCGGCTCAAAATGTTTCACAGGTCTTTTTAGGCCTTAATTTAAAGTGTGCTTCTTGTCACAATAGTTTTATTAGCGATTTAAAATTGGAGGATGCTTATGCGTTTGCTAATATCTTTGCCGACACTACTCTGGAAATTAACCGTTGTGATAAGCCAACAGGAAAGTATGTAGATGCGAGGATGCTTTGGAAAGAACTTGGTACAATAGATAGTAAAGCTCCAATTAAAGAGAAACGAAAACAACTGGCCGAAAATCTGGTAAAACCTGAAGACGGACGGCTTTATCGTACAATAGTAAACCGGATTTGGGCGCAGCTAATGGGCCGTGGTCTGGTTGAACCTGTTGATGTTATGGATAATGAGCCCTGGAGCCAGGATTTGTTAGATTGGATGGCTTTTAATTTTGTTGCTAATAAATCAGATTTAAAAGAACTCATTTATCAGATCACAACCTCCAAAACTTATCAACTGCCTTCAGTAGGTTTCAAAGAGGTAGCTCAGGTTAGCAATCCAAACTATAAATTTAAAGGCATGGTACGCAAAAGGATGTCGGCCGAGCAGTTTACTGATGCTGTTAGTAGTGTTGTAACCCCGGTTTTTGCTGATTCAAATATTAGATACAGACCTCAAATTCAGCCGTCTTTTATACGGGCATCTATGGTGGCAAACAACAGCTTCCTTACTGCATTAGGCAGGCCAAATAGGGAAACAGTTGCCACCAGTAGAGATTCGCAAGCCAATTTGCTGCAAGCTCTTGAACTGACCAACGGCTGGAGGTTCAATTCTGTATTAAAAAGCGGAGCTGAGCATTGGAAAGCAAATTTTAAAAATACTGATTTGCTAATAAGGGATATTTATTTAAAAACTTTAGGAAGAGCGCCGGTCGATTCAGAATTGAAAATTGCGAAGCAGGCACTTGGTAAATCTCCGGGGGTTGATGCCATTCAGGATTTATTTTGGGCCATTGTACTATTGCCCGAATTTCAAATTATCTATTAA
- a CDS encoding DUF1501 domain-containing protein, which produces MSWNRRDFLKNTSAATLAAMAAGIPLTNLLSSCNTKSNNATADTVILLWMAGGMAHTDTFDPKKYTPFTKGMQANSVLSTFKSVPTILDGINFSEGLESIGKVMDKGTLIRSYVAADMGHILHSRHQYHWHTCYKPPQSVLAPHIGSWIAKELGPLNPVIPAFIDIGQRFTLGEAEELKAFHTAGFLGNEFGPFLIPDPSGGLESVQPPVGMSSSRFEKRNKLYYDLISKSPMGEYGSDYQKESLKRSMEQAYILLKSPEAKAFDLSQEPKEIYDIYNTGKFGLGCLMARRLTEQGARFISVTTEYEPFKGWDTHDNGYTRLIEMKKQIDGPVAQLIKDLEKSGRLDRTLVILASEFSRDMMVEGRPDAKVQEQVDQPDIIQDIKNYGMHRHFTDGCSMLMFGGGIKKGGVYGKTADERPCKTIENPIVIDQVHQSIYHALGIAPDTNYLVEKRPFYTTPDGLGKPVMDLFS; this is translated from the coding sequence ATGAGTTGGAACAGAAGAGACTTTTTGAAGAATACAAGTGCAGCAACTTTAGCTGCTATGGCTGCCGGAATTCCGCTTACTAATTTGCTGTCTTCCTGCAATACAAAAAGTAACAATGCAACGGCAGATACTGTTATTTTATTATGGATGGCAGGTGGTATGGCACATACTGATACCTTCGATCCAAAGAAGTATACGCCTTTTACTAAAGGTATGCAGGCAAATAGTGTATTAAGTACCTTTAAATCTGTACCAACTATTCTGGATGGAATTAATTTTTCTGAAGGGTTGGAATCTATTGGTAAAGTGATGGATAAAGGAACGTTAATCCGATCGTATGTAGCTGCTGATATGGGACATATTTTACATTCACGACATCAATATCACTGGCATACCTGTTATAAACCACCGCAATCCGTTTTGGCCCCACATATTGGATCCTGGATTGCAAAAGAATTAGGGCCATTAAATCCTGTAATACCTGCATTTATTGATATAGGACAACGGTTTACCCTTGGTGAAGCAGAAGAACTCAAAGCTTTTCATACAGCAGGCTTTTTAGGTAATGAATTTGGTCCCTTTTTAATACCGGATCCTTCAGGAGGATTAGAAAGTGTACAGCCTCCAGTGGGAATGTCTTCAAGTAGGTTCGAAAAACGGAATAAGCTTTATTATGATCTAATAAGTAAAAGTCCAATGGGAGAGTATGGTAGTGATTATCAAAAAGAATCATTAAAAAGATCAATGGAGCAAGCATACATACTCTTGAAATCTCCAGAGGCCAAAGCTTTTGATTTAAGCCAGGAGCCTAAAGAAATATATGATATTTACAACACAGGCAAGTTTGGATTAGGCTGCCTTATGGCACGCAGACTTACAGAACAGGGGGCACGATTTATTAGTGTAACTACCGAATATGAGCCATTTAAAGGTTGGGATACGCATGACAACGGTTATACCAGACTAATAGAGATGAAAAAGCAGATAGATGGCCCTGTAGCACAGCTAATCAAAGACTTAGAGAAGAGTGGAAGGTTAGATAGGACATTGGTTATTTTGGCTAGCGAATTTAGTAGGGATATGATGGTGGAGGGGCGTCCCGACGCAAAAGTACAGGAGCAGGTAGATCAGCCAGATATTATCCAGGATATTAAAAATTATGGTATGCACCGTCATTTTACTGATGGATGTTCAATGCTAATGTTTGGTGGCGGTATAAAAAAGGGCGGGGTATACGGAAAAACTGCTGATGAAAGGCCATGTAAAACGATTGAAAATCCTATAGTTATTGATCAGGTTCATCAAAGTATTTATCATGCACTTGGGATAGCTCCGGATACGAATTATCTTGTTGAGAAACGACCGTTTTATACTACGCCTGATGGTTTAGGTAAGCCTGTAATGGATCTGTTTTCCTAA
- a CDS encoding DUF3276 family protein produces the protein MGEFDNKEREEVFSKKVRAGKRTYFFDVKATRSGDYYLTLTESKKRLEDGVFVKHKIFLYKEDFEKFAEGLNETVDYIKSHQEVVEKRYEYSENHEGAGTRVQNDDFSF, from the coding sequence ATGGGAGAATTTGACAACAAAGAGAGAGAAGAGGTTTTTTCAAAGAAAGTAAGAGCTGGCAAAAGAACTTATTTTTTCGACGTAAAAGCAACAAGATCAGGAGATTACTACTTAACCTTAACCGAAAGTAAAAAAAGACTGGAAGATGGTGTTTTTGTAAAACACAAAATCTTTTTATACAAAGAGGATTTCGAGAAATTTGCTGAAGGACTAAATGAAACTGTTGATTATATTAAAAGTCATCAGGAAGTAGTAGAAAAACGTTATGAATATTCTGAGAACCACGAAGGAGCTGGAACAAGAGTTCAAAACGACGACTTTTCATTTTAA
- a CDS encoding ABC transporter ATP-binding protein yields MKHLRFLNKYFYKYKWWIIPGVFFVIISNIFGVIPAQVIGHAFNLITENIQIYGLFSGFERREIIYDIFSYSLLYFGALVLVLYLLRGLFLFFMRQTIILMSRHIEYDMKNEIYAHYQELSLGFYRRNNTGDLMNRATEDVNRVRMYVGPAIMYAINTGVLFLLVIYAMFSVNTTLAIFCLLPLPVLVVIIYFVNTMINQKSEQIQEQLSKLSSFVQERFSGIRVIKSYVREPYTKKVFAEESEGYKQSAMSLVKVQALFYPTMLLLVGLSTILTIYVGGKQVINGSITPGNIAEFIVYVNQLTFPVSMLGWVTTLIQRASASQKRINEFLQLKPEIISGKQEKRAINGNIKFENVSFTYPDTGIKALRNVNFEIKQGQFVAIIGRTGSGKSTLANLIMRMYDVEAGRIIIDNTYLKELNLQDYRNQIGFVPQEVFLFSDTIKNNIAFGLDTVNDNEVEAAAKNAAVYNNIIDFELKFETMLGERGITLSGGQKQRVSIARALIKEPKILIFDDCLSAVDTRTEEEILNNLGRIMNNKTSILIAHRISTIKNADKILVLDDGQIIEEGTHNELLQKGGAYAEMYQNQLLEEESQSV; encoded by the coding sequence ATGAAACATCTCCGGTTTTTAAACAAGTACTTTTATAAATATAAATGGTGGATTATTCCAGGAGTTTTCTTTGTAATTATATCGAATATTTTTGGCGTAATCCCAGCTCAGGTTATAGGCCACGCATTCAATTTAATTACTGAGAATATCCAGATATATGGCTTGTTTTCTGGATTTGAACGTCGTGAGATTATTTATGACATTTTTTCTTACAGTTTACTATACTTTGGCGCACTTGTTTTGGTGTTGTACCTTTTAAGAGGCCTGTTTCTATTCTTTATGAGGCAAACGATCATACTTATGTCGAGACATATAGAGTATGATATGAAAAATGAGATTTATGCCCATTACCAGGAACTAAGCCTGGGCTTTTATAGAAGAAATAATACTGGCGACTTAATGAACAGGGCTACTGAAGACGTGAACAGAGTAAGGATGTACGTGGGGCCCGCTATTATGTATGCTATAAATACCGGGGTTTTATTCTTACTGGTAATTTATGCCATGTTTTCTGTTAATACTACACTGGCAATTTTTTGTTTATTACCACTTCCTGTATTGGTAGTCATAATTTATTTTGTAAATACTATGATTAATCAGAAAAGCGAGCAGATACAGGAGCAACTTTCAAAACTGTCGAGCTTTGTACAAGAAAGGTTTTCGGGCATACGTGTTATAAAATCATACGTTCGCGAGCCCTATACAAAAAAAGTGTTTGCTGAAGAAAGCGAGGGCTATAAACAAAGTGCTATGAGCCTTGTTAAAGTGCAGGCTTTATTTTACCCGACCATGCTTCTTCTTGTTGGTTTAAGTACCATACTTACTATATATGTTGGCGGAAAACAAGTGATTAACGGATCGATTACTCCCGGAAATATTGCCGAATTTATTGTATATGTGAACCAACTAACCTTTCCAGTTTCTATGCTTGGCTGGGTAACTACACTTATCCAAAGGGCTTCTGCTTCGCAAAAAAGGATTAATGAATTTTTACAACTTAAGCCTGAAATTATTTCTGGCAAACAGGAAAAAAGAGCAATAAATGGAAATATCAAGTTTGAGAATGTAAGCTTTACCTATCCTGACACAGGCATTAAAGCTTTACGAAACGTAAACTTTGAAATTAAACAAGGTCAGTTCGTTGCAATTATTGGCAGAACGGGCTCTGGGAAATCAACTTTGGCAAACTTAATAATGCGGATGTATGATGTAGAAGCTGGCAGGATAATAATTGATAACACGTACCTAAAAGAGCTTAATTTACAGGATTATCGCAATCAGATTGGTTTTGTTCCACAGGAAGTATTCTTATTTTCTGACACCATTAAAAACAACATAGCTTTTGGTCTCGATACTGTTAATGATAATGAAGTTGAAGCAGCAGCTAAGAATGCTGCAGTGTATAACAACATTATAGATTTCGAGCTTAAATTTGAAACCATGCTGGGTGAAAGAGGTATCACCCTATCAGGTGGACAGAAACAACGTGTTTCTATTGCGAGAGCTTTAATTAAAGAGCCTAAGATTCTGATTTTTGATGACTGTCTTTCTGCCGTTGACACCAGAACTGAGGAAGAGATTTTGAATAACCTTGGCAGAATAATGAATAATAAAACAAGCATTCTTATTGCTCATCGAATTTCAACAATAAAGAATGCAGATAAAATTCTGGTTCTTGATGATGGACAGATCATTGAAGAGGGCACTCATAATGAGTTATTGCAAAAAGGAGGTGCTTATGCAGAAATGTATCAAAACCAATTACTTGAAGAAGAAAGTCAATCTGTGTAA
- a CDS encoding Glu/Leu/Phe/Val family dehydrogenase, with protein MSGNSSIVNSVLDQIGASGHKKVVYCNDPDTGLKAIIAIHDTTLGPAIGGTRMWNYATEAEALEDVLRLSRAMTYKAAITGLNLGGGNAVIIGDSYKGKSEAMMRSYGRFIKNLNGEFITAEDVGTNTRDMEYIQMETKHVTGVPESLGGAGNPAPTTAKGVFLGIKACVKEVFGTDMLAGRSVVVQGIGNVGEHLVELLRAENVEVYISDINEDRLQHVARTYKAKPISADKIFGINADIYAPCALGATVNSKTIEKMKFAIIAGSANNQLADEQLHGKLLLDKGILFAPDYLINAGGLISCYSELTGYGKKRTMQLTENIYNATRDVIKMSKKDNIPTIWAANRIAEQRIIDIKKIKSSF; from the coding sequence ATGTCTGGTAATAGTTCTATCGTAAATTCAGTTTTAGATCAAATTGGTGCCTCCGGGCATAAGAAGGTTGTTTATTGTAATGATCCAGATACCGGTTTAAAAGCGATTATTGCTATTCATGATACTACGTTGGGCCCTGCAATAGGTGGAACACGAATGTGGAATTATGCTACCGAAGCTGAGGCACTGGAAGATGTGTTAAGGTTATCAAGGGCAATGACATATAAAGCGGCTATTACAGGCCTTAACTTAGGCGGGGGTAATGCTGTAATTATCGGCGACTCTTATAAAGGAAAATCAGAAGCCATGATGCGTAGTTATGGCAGGTTTATCAAAAATCTTAACGGAGAATTTATTACTGCTGAAGATGTGGGGACCAATACTCGTGATATGGAATATATCCAAATGGAAACCAAACACGTTACAGGAGTTCCAGAATCGTTAGGGGGAGCAGGGAATCCGGCACCAACAACAGCTAAGGGAGTTTTTCTCGGTATTAAAGCTTGTGTTAAAGAGGTTTTTGGTACTGATATGCTTGCAGGCCGTTCGGTTGTTGTACAAGGAATTGGAAATGTTGGAGAGCATTTGGTAGAATTGTTGCGAGCTGAAAATGTAGAGGTGTACATTAGTGATATCAATGAAGATCGTTTGCAACATGTGGCTCGTACTTATAAAGCCAAACCAATCTCGGCAGACAAGATTTTTGGAATCAATGCTGATATTTACGCTCCATGTGCACTTGGAGCTACAGTAAATTCAAAAACCATCGAAAAAATGAAATTTGCCATTATTGCTGGTTCGGCCAATAACCAATTAGCAGATGAACAATTACATGGCAAACTTTTATTAGATAAAGGAATTCTGTTTGCACCAGATTATCTGATTAATGCTGGAGGCTTAATTAGCTGCTATTCTGAGCTAACAGGGTATGGAAAAAAACGTACAATGCAGCTAACAGAGAACATTTATAACGCTACACGTGATGTAATTAAGATGTCCAAAAAGGATAATATTCCAACAATATGGGCAGCTAATCGCATTGCAGAACAAAGAATAATAGACATTAAGAAAATAAAATCATCATTTTAA
- the nusB gene encoding transcription antitermination factor NusB, with protein MLNRRHLRIKALQNIFAWHMTDKRDLTSSKKALMHSIDNVYEMYIWMLSLLVEVTEYTDIDATERANKHLPTAEDLNPNLKLLNNKFAVTLKNNPDFIAAVNKYKINWMSDPEFVKAIFNSLKVTPEYAAYLADEVNDLEESKTIIKYIFRKIILKSHNIIQAFEDKFINWTVDKEVMQGMVAKTIKNFTSEDAFANKLTPISQDWDEDKKFVEDLFAYTLKNDKDYQAFIAERTKNWESERIALMDTILMKMAICELLNFPSIPVKVTINEYLDLSKDYSTPKSNSFINGILDKIMGDLKRTNSIKKIGRGLIEE; from the coding sequence ATGTTAAATAGAAGGCACTTAAGAATTAAAGCTTTGCAAAATATATTTGCTTGGCACATGACAGACAAAAGAGATTTAACTTCTTCTAAGAAGGCTCTTATGCATAGTATTGATAATGTATATGAAATGTACATATGGATGCTTTCTCTTTTAGTAGAGGTTACAGAATATACAGATATTGATGCAACGGAACGTGCCAATAAGCATTTACCTACAGCAGAGGATCTTAATCCTAATTTAAAACTACTAAACAATAAATTTGCTGTTACCTTAAAGAATAATCCGGATTTTATTGCGGCTGTAAATAAATACAAGATTAACTGGATGTCGGATCCTGAATTTGTTAAAGCCATTTTCAATTCTTTAAAAGTTACTCCAGAATATGCTGCTTATCTTGCTGATGAAGTAAATGATCTGGAAGAATCTAAAACGATAATCAAATATATCTTTAGAAAAATCATTCTTAAAAGTCACAACATTATACAGGCTTTTGAAGATAAATTTATCAATTGGACTGTAGATAAGGAAGTGATGCAAGGTATGGTAGCTAAAACTATCAAAAATTTTACTTCCGAGGATGCGTTCGCAAACAAGCTCACACCTATAAGCCAGGATTGGGATGAGGATAAGAAATTTGTTGAAGATTTGTTTGCCTATACACTTAAGAATGATAAAGATTATCAGGCATTTATAGCCGAACGTACAAAGAACTGGGAGTCTGAACGTATAGCACTTATGGATACTATATTGATGAAAATGGCAATCTGTGAATTGCTAAATTTTCCTTCAATTCCAGTGAAGGTAACTATCAACGAATACCTTGATTTATCAAAAGATTACAGTACGCCGAAAAGTAATTCATTTATTAACGGTATCTTGGATAAAATTATGGGCGATCTTAAGAGAACAAACAGCATCAAGAAAATTGGTCGCGGACTTATAGAAGAATAA
- a CDS encoding DUF1573 domain-containing protein, with protein sequence MKKILLLAAVALTLASCQSKTDKNVNTVSAETDSAAIASKADSAKAEAVRRVDGPVLTFETSNYYFGKIEKGEKVSYSFKFRNTGKMPLIIKEAIATCGCTVPEVPKEPIKPGQAGELNVVFNSAGKTGRQDKIVSVRSNALNSAIELHLTGEIKE encoded by the coding sequence ATGAAGAAAATTTTGTTACTGGCAGCAGTTGCTTTGACATTAGCATCCTGCCAATCAAAAACTGACAAAAATGTTAACACTGTATCAGCTGAAACTGATAGTGCGGCAATTGCATCAAAAGCCGATTCTGCTAAAGCTGAGGCAGTTCGTCGTGTAGACGGACCAGTATTAACCTTTGAAACCAGCAATTATTATTTTGGTAAAATTGAAAAGGGAGAGAAAGTTTCTTACAGTTTTAAGTTCAGAAATACAGGTAAAATGCCATTGATAATTAAGGAGGCAATTGCAACTTGTGGCTGCACAGTACCAGAGGTGCCAAAAGAGCCTATTAAACCGGGACAAGCAGGAGAACTTAATGTTGTGTTCAATAGTGCAGGTAAAACTGGCAGACAAGATAAGATAGTTTCAGTTAGATCTAATGCATTAAACAGCGCAATTGAGCTACACTTAACAGGTGAAATTAAAGAATAA
- the yajC gene encoding preprotein translocase subunit YajC, translating to MISTIILQAAGGGSMLSTLVPMVLIMVVFYFFMIRPQVKKAKDHKKLVEELKKGDKIVTTAGIHGRIVDMNDTTFLIEVEGGTKIRFDKTAISLDATKAAAPKAVEAPKA from the coding sequence ATGATATCAACAATAATATTACAGGCAGCAGGTGGTGGCAGTATGTTAAGTACTTTAGTACCGATGGTTCTAATTATGGTAGTATTTTATTTCTTCATGATCAGACCTCAGGTAAAAAAAGCTAAAGACCATAAAAAATTGGTTGAAGAGTTGAAAAAAGGAGATAAAATAGTTACTACTGCCGGAATACACGGTAGAATTGTAGATATGAACGATACTACTTTCCTTATCGAAGTTGAAGGAGGGACAAAAATTCGTTTCGATAAAACTGCAATCTCTTTGGATGCAACAAAGGCTGCGGCCCCAAAAGCTGTCGAAGCACCTAAGGCATAA
- the coaE gene encoding dephospho-CoA kinase (Dephospho-CoA kinase (CoaE) performs the final step in coenzyme A biosynthesis.), which translates to MLKVGITGGIGSGKTTICRIFETLGIPVFYADTVAKEIMVNDTILIQGVKDSFGEESYLPGGILNNKHIAGIVFNNEQELAKLNAMVHPAVFRAFDNWAAQLPKDTPYILKEAALLFESGSYKMCNKNILVTAPMELKLERVMNRDGVTADQVKARMDKQFTDEKKIKMADYLINNNETDSLINQVMELHQLFLNNGL; encoded by the coding sequence ATGTTAAAAGTAGGGATTACAGGAGGAATTGGTAGTGGTAAGACTACTATATGCAGAATTTTTGAAACACTGGGTATTCCGGTATTCTATGCCGATACGGTTGCCAAAGAAATTATGGTAAATGATACTATTCTGATTCAGGGAGTTAAAGACTCTTTTGGTGAAGAAAGTTATCTGCCCGGAGGTATATTAAATAATAAGCATATAGCTGGTATTGTATTTAATAATGAGCAGGAACTAGCAAAATTAAATGCTATGGTTCATCCTGCAGTTTTTAGAGCATTTGACAATTGGGCTGCTCAGTTACCAAAAGACACCCCTTACATACTTAAAGAAGCAGCGTTATTGTTTGAAAGCGGCTCCTACAAAATGTGCAATAAAAATATTTTGGTAACCGCTCCAATGGAACTGAAATTGGAACGCGTGATGAACCGAGATGGGGTAACTGCGGATCAGGTAAAAGCCAGAATGGATAAACAGTTTACTGACGAAAAGAAGATAAAGATGGCTGATTATCTGATCAATAATAACGAAACAGATTCCCTTATCAATCAGGTAATGGAGTTACACCAACTGTTTCTTAATAACGGACTTTAA
- a CDS encoding exonuclease — MILEDFIVIDKIGLFCKYGNFYLDPKEAVKNAVISHAHGDHAVGGNLNVYCTEATSLFMLHRYRKFAGGEFNIIDYHQTFDVNDVKVQFIPAGHILGSAMILMEYMGIKYLYTGDYKLQPDKTCEPVEFVEADVLITETTFADPQTQHPVAEAEILKLNSTQSNIMLGAYALGKCQRLISLMNEYCTEKRILVHYSMLPFVKIYEQMGIDLGKYEIYDRKVMKNNQTNMVYMVPPLVFKSYFKAINVVRIFATGWKHLQTGQEIQLYISDHADWNDIILTIEKVKPQQVWTNHGNGQHLKKHYEKSLVVKLLN; from the coding sequence ATGATATTAGAAGATTTTATAGTGATCGATAAAATCGGTCTGTTTTGCAAGTACGGCAATTTTTATCTCGATCCTAAAGAAGCAGTTAAAAATGCAGTTATTTCACATGCTCATGGCGACCATGCTGTTGGGGGTAATCTTAATGTGTATTGTACAGAAGCAACCTCTTTATTTATGCTTCACAGATACAGAAAGTTTGCAGGAGGGGAGTTCAATATAATAGATTATCATCAAACTTTTGATGTAAATGATGTTAAGGTACAATTTATTCCAGCCGGACATATCTTAGGGTCAGCAATGATATTGATGGAATATATGGGTATAAAATACCTCTATACCGGAGATTATAAGCTGCAACCTGATAAAACTTGTGAGCCAGTAGAATTTGTAGAAGCTGATGTGTTGATAACGGAAACTACATTTGCTGATCCGCAAACACAACATCCCGTTGCAGAGGCTGAAATACTTAAGTTGAACTCAACACAGAGTAATATTATGCTTGGCGCTTATGCCTTAGGAAAATGCCAACGCCTCATCAGCTTGATGAATGAATACTGTACAGAAAAAAGGATACTTGTTCACTATAGTATGTTGCCTTTCGTGAAAATATATGAACAAATGGGTATAGATTTAGGCAAGTATGAAATCTATGATCGGAAGGTTATGAAAAACAATCAAACCAATATGGTTTATATGGTTCCACCACTGGTTTTCAAAAGCTATTTCAAGGCAATTAACGTGGTAAGGATATTTGCTACAGGCTGGAAACACCTTCAAACTGGTCAGGAAATCCAGTTGTACATTTCAGATCATGCCGATTGGAATGATATTATTTTAACTATAGAAAAGGTTAAACCCCAACAAGTTTGGACAAATCATGGCAACGGGCAACATTTAAAGAAACACTACGAAAAAAGTTTGGTAGTGAAATTGCTTAACTGA
- a CDS encoding DUF5522 domain-containing protein — protein MKEGVDYYFNENGFMVFTEAYHLKRGYCCKNKCKHCPWGFGKQKTKATPPNK, from the coding sequence ATGAAAGAAGGTGTAGATTACTACTTCAATGAAAATGGGTTTATGGTTTTTACAGAAGCTTATCACTTAAAACGTGGATACTGCTGTAAAAATAAATGCAAACATTGCCCGTGGGGATTTGGGAAGCAAAAAACAAAAGCTACGCCACCAAACAAATAA